CACAGATGCCCATAACAACTTCCATATGGTGTTCTATCATTAAAACGGTCAAACTAAATTGGTCTCTAATTTTAGCAATAAATTCCATAAGTTCAAGGGACTCCTGTGGGTTCATACCAGCTGCCGGTTCATCCAACAGGATCATCTTGGGTTGAGTTGCCAAAGCCCTGGCAATTTCTAACCGACGCTGCTTACCGTAGGGCAAGGAGGTAGCTTTCTCATCAGCCAGATCCGCCAATTGAACTTGCTCCAGCAGCTCCATACACTCTTCATAGTGGCGTTTCCTGGCCTTGGTATAACGGGGTAAGCCAAAGATGGCCTCCAAAGGATTCGCCTTAAGTCGAACATGTTTGCTCAGCAGCACATTTTCCAAAACTGACATGCTGGAGAAAAGACGAATGTTTTGAAAGGTCCTGGCAATACCCATTTCCGTTATTTTATTGGGCTTGAGCCCGGTAATATCCTGGCCGTCAAAGATGATTTTACCCATGGTAGGCCTATAAACGCCGGTAATCATATTAAAGGCTGTGGTTTTGCCAGCCCCGTTAGGACCTATTAGTCCAACTATTTGCCGGGGGGCTATTTGTAAGCTCAGGTCAGATACGGCACGTAACCCGCCAAACTGCATGGTAATATTTTCGGTAACTAACAGCGAATTAGCCATCTAACCCCACACCCCTTTCTTTACGACGGGCAACCCCTAATTTATCCAGTACCCAGTCCCAGTTAAATTCCTTAGTACCCATTAGGCCTTGACGGTAGAACAGTATTACCAACAGCAACAGCAGGGAGAAAATAACCATGCGCATGCCGGGAATGCCGGGAATGGCCATACCAAATATATTCATGGGCTGCTCCACAAAGCGTAAAAACTCCATCCCCACTGTCACCACGACACCTGCAATAACCGAGCCGGTTAAACTACCCATGCCACCCAGAACAATAATGAGCAGGATTTGGAAGGTAAAGAGGAATCTAAACATGGTGGGGTCCACAGAGGTTATTAGGTGACCCATAAGAGCCCCAGCCAAACCGGCAAAAAATGCTCCCACAGTAAAGGACATTAACTTATGCTTAAAAATATCAATACCCATGGCTTCTGCGGCAATTTCATTGTCCCGAATGGCTTTGAAGGCATAGCCCCAGCTACTATTGATTAACTGCTTTAAAATCCAGATGGTAGCAATGGCAAACCCCCAATAAACCCAGAGACTCTTTATAGAAGGAATATTCTTCAGTCCCAGGGAACCGTTGGTGATGGTAATGGTATTGGTAACGATAATCCGGATAATTTCACCAAACCCCAGAGTAGCGATAGCTAAATAATCATCCCTTAGGCGTAGGGCAGGAAAACCAATGAGTATACCAAAAATGGCTGTAACCACCCCAGCCATGATGATGGCTGGAAACCAGTGCCAATGAACATTAGCTAAAACCGGGGTAATGGGTTCCATATAGTAAATTAGCTCTTTGCTTTCCGGGGACATGGTTAAAATAGCGGAGACATAGGCTCCCACACACATAAACCCGGCATGTCCCAGGGAAAACATACCCGTAAAACCAAGCACCAAATTCATACTGGCTGCCAGTATAACAAAAATAGCAGATAGGTTGAGGATGCGGATAACAAAGCTGGATAAATGATTTTGGGCCAAAAACAGTACCAGGCAGCTGAGGAGGATTAATCCCAGGGTTAATAGTCTTTTGATGTTTTGTCTGCTGTCCATGACTACACCTTCTCTACAACATTCTCACCCAGAATACCGGTGGGTTTAAATAGCAAGATGAAGATAAGAATAACGAAGGCAAAGGCATCCCGGTAACCGGAAAGCTCCGGCAGAAAAGCTACCAAGAAAACCTCGCCCATCCCCAGGAGAAAGCCGCCTAACATAGCCCCCGGGATGCTGCCGATACCACCCATAACCGCTGCAATAAAGCATTTTAGACCAGGAAAGACACCCATTAAGGGATCAATTTGAGGATACTGCAAGCTATAAAGTATACCGCCCACAGCAGCTAAGCTAGAACCCACCAAAAAGGTAGTGCTTACCACTTTATTCACATCAACAGCCATTAGCGAAGCTGTTTCAAAGTCCCTTGACACAGCACGCATGGCTGTACCTGTCTTTGTCTTATTAACCATATAGGTAACTGCCACTAACAGCAGGATGGTAACCACAGGAATAATAATGGTCAGAGATAGGAAGGAGACTTCACCCATTTTGATATTCCAAACCAGATCCTCCGGACGGGGAAAGGATTTGGGACGGGCACCAATGGCCACAATACCAAGGTTTTCTAATAAAAAGGAAACACCAATGGCGGAAATTAAAACAGAAATTCTTGGTGCATCCCTTAGAGGTCGATAGGCTATTTTCTCAATACTCACTCCCAAGAGGGCTGTGACAACGATGGCAATGAGGAAAGAACACCACCAGGGCAAGGTAAAAACCATAATGCCATAAAAAGCCACATAAGCTGCCACCATTAATAAATCAGCGTGTGCAAAGTTAATTAAGCGTAAGATACCATAAACCATTGTATAACCAATGGCAATGAGTGCGTACAAGCTGCCCAAAGAAATGCCGTTCGCTAAATTTTGCAGAAATATTTCTAAGGTCATTTTATAACCCCTTCCAAAACACTTGTCTAGTTCTTTGGGAAAGTAACTGGTTTATTTGGCCATAATTACTTAACTCCCCCCCTGAGGGCAGGAGGGGAGTCGGTAACCTTATCATACCTACCTATTTAGGATCAACTTTACCTTCGTAAACGAATTGACCGTCAGCTACCTTCTTAATGATGGCGGTCTTGGTAGCATCACCATGGGTATCCAGGGTAATCACACCGGTAGCACCTTCGAAGTCCTTGGTGGCTGCCAGAGCGTCACGGATAGCCTTAGGATCGTCGGAATTGGCTCTGGTAATGGCATCCAGAGCTAAGATGTAAGCATCAAAGCCGAGGGCACCAAAGGCGTTAACTTGCTTGCCTGCATAGGCTTTTTCATATTCTTCCTTGAACTTTTTAGACATTTCGGTTACAGGTTGAGTAGCATCAAAGTGGGTACTGAAATAAATGTCTTTGGTGTTCTTAACACGATTCAGGAATTCTTCAGCTTCCCAGGTGTCGCCACCGAGGATGGGCACGTTAATACCCAATTCACGGGCTTTTTCTACCAGAATACCGGACTCAGTAAAGTTACCGGGAGCAAAGATAACATCGGGATTCTTATCCTTGATAGCGGTTAACTGAGAGGAAAAATCCTTGTCACCGGTATTGTAGTTAACTTTAGCCACAATGGCGTCTTCACCGGCTAATTGCTTGAAGGCTTTTTCAAAGTAGTTGTTCAGACCAACGGAGTAGTCTTGCTGAACGTCTTGAATAATAGCGGCTTTCTTAGCACCTAATGTTTCATAGGCAAAGTTGGCCATTACAGTACCTTGGAAGGGGTCGATAAAGCAAACCCGGAAATAGTAGTCGTTACCCAGGGTAACAGCAGGGTTAGTGGGGGAACAACCAATGACAGGGATACCGGCATCCTTGGCAATGGGACCACCAGCCATAGAGAGGGAGCTACCGTAGCTACCAATAATTACATTAACTTTATCTTTGCTCACAAGTCTTTCAACTGCGTTGGCAGCCTCTTGTTTTTCACTCTTGTTGTCAACAATTACTAACTCTACCTTTTTACCTAGAACCTCAGGGAACAACTGGTTAGCCAGTTTGATACCTTCAACGGTCATTTCACCGCCGGCTGCGTTAGTGCCGGTTAGAGGCTCATAAACACCAATCTTAATTACTTCGGAAGCTGCATCTGGAGCGGCATCTTTCTTCTCTTCACTGCCGCCACCGCCACAACCTGCCAGAGCCAAGGCAACTACCAGCAAGAGGGCAATCAGTGTAAAATACTTTCTCTTAAACATGATTCCTCCGTCCTCCCCTTAATTATGTACGAGACCTACCCACCCATAACCTGTCCACTCTCAGTGGATATAAATCTCTATAGTGTATACTATATTTTTTTAAGTCAATTAGCAATTGACTATTTGTC
This region of Desulforamulus ferrireducens genomic DNA includes:
- a CDS encoding ABC transporter ATP-binding protein, producing MANSLLVTENITMQFGGLRAVSDLSLQIAPRQIVGLIGPNGAGKTTAFNMITGVYRPTMGKIIFDGQDITGLKPNKITEMGIARTFQNIRLFSSMSVLENVLLSKHVRLKANPLEAIFGLPRYTKARKRHYEECMELLEQVQLADLADEKATSLPYGKQRRLEIARALATQPKMILLDEPAAGMNPQESLELMEFIAKIRDQFSLTVLMIEHHMEVVMGICEHIVVLDHGETIAQGTPTEIKNNQQVIEAYLGAVDEIA
- a CDS encoding branched-chain amino acid ABC transporter permease; the protein is MDSRQNIKRLLTLGLILLSCLVLFLAQNHLSSFVIRILNLSAIFVILAASMNLVLGFTGMFSLGHAGFMCVGAYVSAILTMSPESKELIYYMEPITPVLANVHWHWFPAIIMAGVVTAIFGILIGFPALRLRDDYLAIATLGFGEIIRIIVTNTITITNGSLGLKNIPSIKSLWVYWGFAIATIWILKQLINSSWGYAFKAIRDNEIAAEAMGIDIFKHKLMSFTVGAFFAGLAGALMGHLITSVDPTMFRFLFTFQILLIIVLGGMGSLTGSVIAGVVVTVGMEFLRFVEQPMNIFGMAIPGIPGMRMVIFSLLLLLVILFYRQGLMGTKEFNWDWVLDKLGVARRKERGVGLDG
- a CDS encoding branched-chain amino acid ABC transporter permease; this translates as MTLEIFLQNLANGISLGSLYALIAIGYTMVYGILRLINFAHADLLMVAAYVAFYGIMVFTLPWWCSFLIAIVVTALLGVSIEKIAYRPLRDAPRISVLISAIGVSFLLENLGIVAIGARPKSFPRPEDLVWNIKMGEVSFLSLTIIIPVVTILLLVAVTYMVNKTKTGTAMRAVSRDFETASLMAVDVNKVVSTTFLVGSSLAAVGGILYSLQYPQIDPLMGVFPGLKCFIAAVMGGIGSIPGAMLGGFLLGMGEVFLVAFLPELSGYRDAFAFVILIFILLFKPTGILGENVVEKV
- a CDS encoding ABC transporter substrate-binding protein — encoded protein: MFKRKYFTLIALLLVVALALAGCGGGGSEEKKDAAPDAASEVIKIGVYEPLTGTNAAGGEMTVEGIKLANQLFPEVLGKKVELVIVDNKSEKQEAANAVERLVSKDKVNVIIGSYGSSLSMAGGPIAKDAGIPVIGCSPTNPAVTLGNDYYFRVCFIDPFQGTVMANFAYETLGAKKAAIIQDVQQDYSVGLNNYFEKAFKQLAGEDAIVAKVNYNTGDKDFSSQLTAIKDKNPDVIFAPGNFTESGILVEKARELGINVPILGGDTWEAEEFLNRVKNTKDIYFSTHFDATQPVTEMSKKFKEEYEKAYAGKQVNAFGALGFDAYILALDAITRANSDDPKAIRDALAATKDFEGATGVITLDTHGDATKTAIIKKVADGQFVYEGKVDPK